The following proteins come from a genomic window of Nostoc sp. ATCC 53789:
- a CDS encoding serine/threonine-protein kinase: MQLYCSRQHTNNGSNRFCTHCGEPLPLAVGQVVDNRYQIIRHLGQGGFGRTYLAEDISQSHRTCVLKEFAPQVQEHQDLQKAKELFEREANVLKKLQHPQIPRFHASLQVKIGTKDFFFLVQDYVDGDNYYQLLEQRESQGKTFSEEEVITLLQQILPVLAYIHSQDVVHRDISPDNLIWRRSDNLPVLIDFGGVKQLPASQGFWQTKLVGNNTLLGKKGYAPEEQLRQGKAFFSSDLYSLAVTSLVLLTGQEPQKLYDSYQGIWGWGKQIRVSPKLEAVLKKMVAYKPSDRYQRAEQILKDLPSSSATKSTGNSITSKIKTMVVAPGRQRASAIVSRFQNRTQAISKPISFPLWIRPFMMSLGGTALVVLTGAGAWGVVNAVIRSVSSITIPSISLPQIPQFPSGKPGGEKGKNPNLQEIINRRQQLEITEGFFIPFVDDLFYTKKPELKGRSLTSKPEDAGLRDEWSGIADDLLNKIEQAKLSTESRQKLGKYSQKDYDTWRRQARSGQLGNYTLDQLTKDTNEKFDRLFPGQERGKLNQKTFGQIWYAIAADQVSKVQSGK, encoded by the coding sequence ATGCAACTCTATTGCAGTAGACAACACACAAATAATGGTAGTAACCGCTTTTGTACCCATTGTGGTGAACCATTACCTCTTGCTGTGGGACAGGTTGTGGATAATCGCTATCAAATTATCCGTCATTTAGGGCAGGGCGGCTTTGGACGCACCTATTTGGCAGAGGATATAAGTCAATCCCATCGAACCTGTGTGCTGAAGGAATTTGCACCCCAAGTACAAGAACATCAAGATTTACAAAAAGCTAAAGAGTTATTTGAGCGAGAAGCCAATGTTCTAAAAAAACTCCAGCATCCACAGATTCCGCGTTTTCACGCCTCGCTACAAGTGAAAATAGGTACTAAAGATTTTTTCTTTCTAGTACAAGATTATGTAGATGGTGACAATTACTACCAATTATTAGAACAACGCGAGAGCCAAGGAAAGACTTTCAGTGAAGAGGAAGTAATCACCCTACTGCAACAGATTTTACCTGTATTAGCCTACATCCACTCACAAGATGTTGTTCACCGTGATATCTCTCCCGATAATTTAATTTGGCGGCGTTCTGATAATCTACCCGTGCTGATTGATTTTGGTGGTGTCAAGCAATTGCCAGCTTCTCAAGGTTTTTGGCAGACTAAGTTGGTGGGAAATAATACTTTGCTGGGTAAAAAAGGCTACGCTCCAGAAGAGCAGCTACGGCAAGGGAAAGCATTTTTTAGTAGTGATTTATACTCTTTGGCAGTTACATCACTGGTGTTGCTTACAGGGCAAGAACCGCAAAAATTATACGACAGCTACCAGGGAATTTGGGGCTGGGGAAAACAAATCCGAGTTAGTCCCAAACTGGAAGCGGTGTTAAAAAAGATGGTAGCTTATAAACCGAGCGATCGCTATCAACGAGCCGAGCAAATCCTCAAAGATTTACCATCATCAAGTGCGACTAAATCAACTGGCAATTCGATTACCAGCAAGATTAAGACGATGGTAGTTGCTCCGGGAAGACAACGCGCCAGTGCGATTGTGAGTAGATTTCAGAACAGAACGCAAGCGATCTCCAAACCGATATCTTTCCCTCTTTGGATTCGTCCTTTTATGATGAGTTTAGGGGGAACAGCTTTAGTTGTCTTAACCGGCGCAGGTGCTTGGGGAGTAGTAAATGCCGTCATCCGCAGCGTATCTTCAATTACCATCCCATCAATTTCATTACCGCAAATTCCCCAGTTCCCAAGCGGTAAACCAGGTGGCGAAAAAGGAAAAAACCCTAATCTCCAAGAAATTATCAATCGTCGCCAACAGCTAGAAATTACTGAAGGATTTTTTATTCCCTTCGTAGATGATTTATTTTATACAAAAAAACCAGAATTAAAGGGACGTAGCCTGACATCTAAACCTGAAGATGCTGGTTTACGAGATGAATGGTCTGGTATTGCTGACGATTTATTGAATAAAATAGAACAGGCAAAGCTCAGTACAGAATCTCGTCAAAAATTAGGTAAATATAGTCAAAAAGATTACGATACATGGAGGCGACAAGCGCGATCCGGCCAATTGGGGAACTATACACTTGATCAGCTGACCAAAGACACAAATGAAAAATTTGATCGGTTGTTTCCTGGTCAGGAGCGTGGGAAACTGAATCAAAAGACCTTCGGTCAAATTTGGTATGCGATCGCAGCCGATCAAGTCAGTAAAGTACAATCTGGCAAGTAA
- a CDS encoding phenylacetate--CoA ligase family protein has protein sequence MNSIPRQQRVIKAFEDFLSTPLETILQRHLNTQTSAALTLFHDVAANVPAYKAFLAEREINPATIQTLEEFQKLPAIAKQNYILRYPLADLCHNGQLEGCDMIAASSGSSGKPTFWPRFFTDELQIATRFEQIFHDSFHSDTRRTLAVICFTLGTWVGGMFTTNCCRYLASKGYLITVITPGNNKDEILRVVQELGSEFEQVVLLGYPPFLKDVIDTGIARGVEWQKYQIKLVMAGEVFSEEWRSLVGERVGSQNPCYDFASLYGTADAGVLGNETPLSICIRRFLAINPDAARALFGESRLPTLVQYDPFTRFFEVHDGGLLFSGDNGIPLVRYDILDTGGIISYDAMLQFLAEWGFNPLENLRSDTQELPRGIHQLPFVYVFGRSNFTVSYFGANIYPENVTVGLEQPGIQEWVTGKFVLQVKEDADKNRFLSVVVELGAGVEGSEDRRLAIASSILSQLLRLNSEFANYVPAEYQTPQVTLAPMGDAEYFPIGVKHRYTRQ, from the coding sequence ATGAACTCCATACCACGACAGCAGCGAGTAATTAAAGCATTTGAAGATTTTTTATCTACCCCCCTAGAAACGATATTGCAACGGCATCTTAACACTCAAACTTCGGCAGCTTTAACTTTATTTCATGATGTGGCGGCTAATGTACCTGCCTACAAAGCTTTTTTAGCTGAAAGGGAAATTAATCCTGCGACTATTCAAACCTTGGAGGAGTTTCAAAAACTCCCAGCGATCGCTAAACAAAATTATATACTGCGTTATCCCTTAGCTGACTTGTGCCACAACGGACAACTAGAAGGGTGCGATATGATCGCCGCTTCATCAGGTTCTAGTGGTAAACCGACATTTTGGCCTCGTTTTTTCACAGATGAACTCCAAATCGCCACACGCTTTGAACAAATTTTTCACGATAGTTTTCATTCAGATACTAGACGTACCCTAGCAGTGATTTGTTTCACTTTAGGCACTTGGGTAGGTGGGATGTTTACCACTAATTGCTGTCGTTATCTTGCTAGCAAAGGTTATCTCATCACCGTAATTACTCCTGGTAACAACAAAGATGAGATTTTGCGAGTTGTCCAAGAACTAGGTTCAGAATTTGAACAAGTGGTGTTGTTGGGATACCCGCCATTTTTAAAAGATGTAATTGATACTGGTATCGCTCGTGGTGTGGAGTGGCAGAAATATCAGATTAAATTGGTGATGGCGGGAGAAGTATTTAGTGAAGAATGGCGGAGTTTAGTTGGCGAAAGAGTTGGTTCCCAAAATCCTTGCTATGATTTTGCATCACTTTACGGCACTGCGGATGCGGGAGTTTTGGGTAATGAAACACCTTTAAGTATCTGCATTCGCCGTTTTTTGGCAATAAATCCCGATGCAGCTAGAGCTTTATTTGGAGAATCGCGTTTACCCACGCTAGTACAATACGATCCCTTCACTCGCTTTTTTGAAGTTCACGATGGCGGATTGTTATTTTCAGGAGATAACGGTATTCCCTTAGTACGTTATGACATCTTAGATACTGGCGGGATAATTAGTTATGATGCCATGCTGCAATTTTTAGCAGAATGGGGGTTTAATCCGCTCGAAAATCTGCGTTCTGACACTCAAGAATTACCTAGAGGTATTCATCAGCTACCTTTCGTTTATGTCTTCGGGCGTTCTAACTTTACAGTTTCTTACTTTGGCGCAAATATCTATCCCGAAAATGTGACGGTGGGATTAGAGCAACCAGGAATTCAAGAATGGGTGACTGGTAAATTCGTGTTGCAGGTGAAGGAAGATGCAGATAAAAATCGATTTTTATCTGTGGTTGTGGAGTTAGGAGCAGGGGTAGAGGGTAGTGAAGATCGAAGACTTGCGATCGCATCTTCTATTCTTTCACAACTGCTACGTCTAAATAGCGAGTTTGCTAATTATGTTCCCGCAGAATATCAAACACCACAGGTTACATTAGCACCAATGGGGGATGCGGAATATTTCCCTATTGGGGTGAAACATCGTTATACGCGTCAATAG
- a CDS encoding DUF190 domain-containing protein, with protein sequence MNKLRQLEQLIALPQLSKWLIISFVVGIISGIGSAALLASLEWSTNWRESHLWIIALLPLGGLLSGWIYHRFGKQVEAGNNLLLEEIHNPKDIIPLRMAPLVLLGTDLTHLFGGSAGREGTALQIAASLADRLTKIFHFKHADRRILLMAGLSGGFASVFGTPLAGTIFGLEVLAIGKIQHDALFPCLIAAVVGDRVTLMLGLHHTAYRHAPVVPTVTVMGLISAIVAGAIFGIVAMIFAKLTHKINHIFKEKISYPPLRPAIGGLIVALAVWAVGTTKYIGLGIPTIVDAFNTQLPPWDFAEKIAFTALTLGAGFKGGEVTPLFYIGATLGNALSLILALPTPLLAGMGFVAVFGGAANTPIASTFMGIELFGLESGVFIGIACVASYIFSGHAGIYNAQRLGSGKYHFMPVQEERSLATQVLEPARTGEKKIEKEIHLFNDLHFWGFVHQREEIEMHNLTVLRLYFHSGTRVPQKTFWQKLTAPTLTYYLASRAKAFGIEQVVVHRVSVGFLKGDHLHHDHHEFPHHKLPQCLELVDQEDKLRRFLDEHIDELKEVRVVLLRCEELLP encoded by the coding sequence ATGAATAAATTACGCCAATTAGAGCAGCTAATTGCCTTACCTCAACTCAGTAAATGGTTAATCATCTCCTTTGTAGTTGGTATTATTTCCGGAATAGGTTCTGCTGCGCTTTTGGCATCATTGGAATGGTCAACAAATTGGCGAGAATCTCATCTTTGGATAATTGCATTATTACCACTGGGCGGCCTCTTAAGCGGTTGGATTTATCATCGGTTTGGCAAACAAGTAGAGGCAGGAAATAATCTTTTACTTGAAGAAATTCATAACCCCAAAGATATTATTCCCTTGCGGATGGCTCCTTTAGTTTTGTTAGGTACAGACCTAACTCATTTATTTGGGGGTTCAGCCGGGCGTGAAGGTACAGCTTTACAAATAGCAGCTTCACTCGCAGATCGGTTGACAAAGATATTCCACTTCAAACACGCAGATCGGCGAATTTTATTAATGGCTGGTTTAAGTGGAGGATTTGCTTCAGTTTTTGGGACTCCCTTAGCTGGAACCATCTTTGGTTTAGAAGTTTTAGCTATTGGTAAAATCCAACACGATGCACTTTTTCCCTGTTTAATTGCAGCAGTCGTAGGCGATCGCGTTACCTTAATGTTGGGTTTACACCATACAGCATATCGTCACGCCCCCGTTGTCCCCACAGTCACAGTCATGGGGCTGATTTCAGCAATTGTCGCTGGTGCAATCTTTGGAATTGTAGCGATGATTTTTGCCAAGCTGACTCACAAAATCAACCACATTTTTAAAGAAAAAATCTCCTACCCTCCTTTACGCCCTGCCATCGGCGGCTTAATTGTGGCATTGGCTGTTTGGGCAGTCGGAACTACAAAATACATTGGACTGGGTATTCCTACAATTGTTGATGCTTTTAACACCCAGTTACCACCGTGGGATTTTGCTGAGAAAATAGCTTTCACCGCTCTAACTTTGGGAGCAGGTTTTAAAGGAGGAGAAGTAACCCCTCTATTTTATATTGGTGCAACATTAGGCAATGCTTTGTCCTTAATATTGGCGCTACCTACACCTTTACTTGCAGGCATGGGATTTGTAGCTGTCTTTGGTGGAGCAGCAAATACACCAATAGCCTCAACTTTTATGGGAATTGAACTGTTTGGTTTAGAATCAGGAGTCTTTATTGGTATCGCTTGTGTGGCGAGCTATATTTTTTCTGGTCACGCTGGCATCTATAACGCACAACGCCTTGGCTCAGGCAAGTACCATTTTATGCCTGTGCAAGAAGAACGAAGTTTGGCTACCCAAGTCCTAGAACCTGCTAGGACTGGGGAAAAAAAGATTGAAAAAGAAATTCATTTATTCAATGATCTGCATTTTTGGGGATTTGTACACCAAAGAGAAGAAATTGAAATGCACAATTTGACAGTTTTGCGTTTGTATTTTCACTCTGGAACTCGCGTACCCCAAAAAACATTTTGGCAAAAATTAACAGCCCCCACTCTCACTTATTATTTAGCCTCCCGTGCCAAAGCTTTTGGGATTGAGCAAGTTGTAGTACACCGAGTTTCGGTGGGATTTTTAAAAGGAGATCATTTGCACCATGACCATCATGAATTTCCTCATCATAAACTCCCTCAATGCCTGGAATTAGTTGATCAAGAGGATAAGCTGCGACGTTTTCTAGATGAACATATCGATGAACTCAAAGAAGTAAGAGTTGTTTTATTACGATGTGAGGAATTATTACCGTGA
- a CDS encoding GAF domain-containing protein, whose amino-acid sequence MLQLVLLGKQLRSLVGVPLPVEEGVIGVLHVGNFKSHNFTERDVQQLQLIAHRLGLIIADARL is encoded by the coding sequence TTGTTGCAGTTGGTTCTTCTTGGTAAGCAACTGCGATCGCTCGTTGGCGTTCCATTACCTGTTGAGGAAGGAGTGATTGGGGTTCTGCACGTTGGTAACTTCAAATCCCACAATTTTACTGAGCGCGATGTACAGCAATTACAACTTATTGCACATCGTCTTGGGTTGATAATAGCAGATGCCAGACTTTAA
- a CDS encoding MOSC domain-containing protein, producing MQVISVNVGLPREVLWKGKTVTTGIFKEPVEGQVMMRSLNLDGDRQADLSVHGGKDKAVYAYPFEHYDYWRRKLPDMDLPWGMFGENLTTVGLLEDEVNIGDRFRIGSAEVMVTQPRMPCYKLLIKFGRADIVKQFLDSRLTGFYFSVLQEGQVGNGDTLSLISRDSNNVTVADITRLYARETHDLELLHRAVQVEALPTGWRDYFQQQIEKFKR from the coding sequence GTGCAAGTTATCTCTGTCAACGTAGGACTTCCCCGTGAAGTGCTTTGGAAGGGCAAAACAGTTACAACTGGGATTTTTAAAGAACCAGTTGAGGGACAAGTGATGATGCGATCGCTCAATTTAGATGGGGATAGACAAGCTGATTTGAGTGTCCACGGGGGGAAAGACAAAGCAGTTTATGCTTATCCATTCGAGCATTATGACTATTGGCGGCGCAAGTTACCTGACATGGATTTGCCCTGGGGAATGTTTGGTGAAAACCTTACTACGGTTGGGCTGTTAGAAGATGAGGTTAATATTGGCGATCGCTTTCGAATCGGTAGCGCAGAGGTAATGGTGACTCAACCTCGAATGCCTTGTTATAAACTCTTAATCAAGTTTGGACGTGCAGATATAGTTAAACAGTTTTTAGATAGCCGCCTAACTGGGTTCTACTTTTCAGTGCTGCAAGAGGGTCAAGTCGGAAATGGTGATACTTTGTCGTTAATCAGTCGAGACTCAAATAATGTCACTGTTGCTGATATTACCCGACTTTATGCACGGGAAACACACGACCTAGAACTGTTACACCGCGCTGTACAAGTTGAGGCTTTACCTACAGGTTGGCGAGACTATTTTCAGCAGCAAATCGAGAAGTTTAAAAGATAA
- a CDS encoding Uma2 family endonuclease → MVLQTEKCYYTPEEYLELEEKAEYKNEYRDGEIIPVTEGTTNHNKIALNFCRKFPLTVQGQDYEIYIGDVKLSIPRYRLYTYPDIIVIKGKPIYEGTGTTIITNPLLIVEVLSNSTKNYDKTDKFKYYRSIPGFQEYIMIDQYSCAVEQFAKQAEGQWIFKEYEGEDTVLVLDSIEFQITLRDIYERVNFELIEE, encoded by the coding sequence ATGGTTTTACAAACAGAAAAGTGCTATTACACCCCAGAAGAATATTTGGAATTAGAAGAAAAAGCTGAATATAAAAATGAATACAGAGACGGAGAAATTATACCTGTGACAGAGGGAACAACCAACCACAACAAAATTGCACTTAATTTTTGTCGCAAGTTTCCCCTGACAGTACAAGGACAAGATTATGAGATTTACATAGGCGATGTGAAATTATCAATACCCCGTTATCGCCTTTATACTTATCCTGATATTATAGTCATCAAAGGTAAGCCTATTTATGAGGGAACAGGTACAACAATTATTACGAATCCCTTATTAATTGTTGAAGTCTTATCAAATTCAACTAAAAATTATGACAAAACAGATAAGTTTAAATATTATCGTTCAATTCCTGGTTTTCAAGAATATATTATGATTGACCAGTATAGTTGTGCTGTAGAACAATTTGCAAAGCAAGCAGAAGGACAATGGATTTTTAAAGAGTATGAAGGTGAAGATACAGTTTTAGTCTTAGATTCTATCGAATTTCAAATTACCTTGCGTGATATTTACGAACGGGTTAATTTTGAGTTGATTGAGGAATAA
- the fni gene encoding type 2 isopentenyl-diphosphate Delta-isomerase, translated as MNAPTNISAQTQNRKADHIRICLEEDVQSHQITNGLERYRFTHSCLPELNHDDIDISTAFLGKHLGAPLLISSMTGGTEQAAILNQRLAQVAQHYKIAMGVGSQRVAVEKPQVADTFAVRKYAPDVLLFANLGAVQLNYKYGLDECLRVVDILEADALILHINPLQECIQPKGDTNFRGLLDKISTLCSKLPVPVIAKEVGNGISAAIANKLIAAGVAAIDVAGAGGTSWAKVESERAENPLQRRLGKTFADWGLPTAECITTIRAIAPNVPLIASGGLRHGLDVAAAIALGADIAGLAMPFLQAAAISETAVAELAEVLIAEITTVLFCTGNATLYQLKHSGSLQRIE; from the coding sequence GTGAACGCCCCTACCAACATCTCTGCACAAACTCAGAATCGCAAAGCCGATCACATTCGGATCTGTTTAGAGGAAGATGTTCAGTCTCATCAAATCACCAATGGACTGGAACGTTATCGTTTCACCCATTCTTGCTTACCCGAACTGAACCATGACGATATTGATATCAGTACAGCTTTCTTGGGGAAACACCTTGGCGCACCCTTGTTAATTTCTTCCATGACTGGTGGAACAGAACAAGCCGCAATTCTTAATCAACGTTTGGCCCAAGTCGCGCAACATTACAAAATTGCAATGGGTGTCGGTTCCCAGCGAGTAGCGGTAGAAAAACCCCAGGTGGCTGATACTTTTGCTGTCCGCAAGTATGCGCCCGATGTCCTGCTATTTGCGAATCTGGGGGCTGTGCAACTTAACTACAAGTACGGCTTAGATGAATGTCTGCGGGTAGTTGATATCTTAGAAGCTGATGCCCTAATTTTACACATTAACCCTCTACAAGAGTGTATTCAACCCAAAGGTGATACTAATTTCCGGGGTTTGCTTGACAAGATTTCTACATTGTGTTCAAAATTGCCAGTACCAGTGATTGCAAAGGAAGTTGGTAACGGCATTTCAGCAGCGATCGCCAACAAACTCATTGCCGCCGGAGTAGCAGCAATTGATGTCGCTGGTGCAGGGGGTACTTCTTGGGCAAAGGTAGAAAGCGAACGGGCAGAAAATCCCTTACAACGTCGATTAGGGAAGACTTTTGCCGATTGGGGTTTACCGACGGCAGAGTGCATTACAACTATTAGAGCGATCGCTCCAAATGTGCCCTTAATTGCTTCAGGAGGTTTGCGTCATGGACTGGATGTTGCAGCCGCGATCGCCTTGGGAGCAGATATAGCTGGTTTAGCAATGCCTTTTTTGCAAGCAGCGGCAATATCAGAAACAGCAGTTGCGGAACTTGCTGAAGTATTAATCGCCGAAATCACCACAGTCTTATTCTGCACTGGCAACGCTACCTTGTATCAGTTAAAGCACTCTGGCAGTTTACAGCGCATAGAATAA
- the sppA gene encoding signal peptide peptidase SppA, translating to MRNFIKQTFASLVGTLLGLIIFGGLGTTGLLLLIFAASSSKDTGPNVKDKSVLVFDLSMKITDSEPSSDELFQNTISGVDDERMALRKVVETLEKARRDPRIVGIYLDSTSASQAGNVGYASLKEIRKALEEFRASGKKIVAYGSDWSEKEYYLSSVADSIVLNPLGMMEVNGLSSQPMFLAGALQKYGIGVQVVRVGKFKGAVEPFILTKLSPENREQTQKLLDDVWGEWRTTVGASRKIEPNQLQAIADSQAVLEATQAKTSGLVDRVAYPDEVVSDLKKLTNSDKDDKTFRQINLNNYAEVSGKSLGVERSSKNQIAVVYAEGEIVDGKGDAGQVGGDRFAKIFSKLRQDKDVKAVVLRINSPGGSATAAEVMQREVKLTREAKPVVVSMGDVAASGGYWIASDSNRIFAEPNTITGSIGVFGLLFNGEKLANDNGITWDSVKTGTYADSQTVSRPKSPQELALYQRSVNRIYNMFLNKVSQGRKLPEQKVAEIAQGRVWSGLAAKEIGLVDEIGGLNSAIAYAVKEAKLGEDWEVQEYPRTSSFGERFFGRATEEARTALGIEAAQLKPSNPIITEFQKLQQEVEILQKMNDPQGVYARLPFNLKID from the coding sequence ATGCGTAATTTTATCAAACAAACTTTTGCTAGTTTAGTTGGCACATTATTAGGACTAATTATTTTTGGTGGTCTAGGAACCACTGGACTATTGTTGCTAATATTCGCTGCTAGCTCGTCTAAAGATACAGGGCCAAATGTAAAAGATAAGTCAGTGTTGGTTTTTGACTTGTCAATGAAAATTACTGATAGCGAACCTAGTTCTGACGAACTGTTTCAAAACACAATATCAGGTGTGGATGACGAAAGAATGGCACTCCGCAAAGTTGTAGAAACTTTGGAAAAAGCACGACGCGATCCACGAATTGTTGGGATCTACCTCGATTCAACTAGCGCTAGTCAAGCTGGTAACGTCGGCTATGCCTCCCTTAAAGAAATTCGGAAAGCGCTGGAGGAGTTTCGCGCTTCTGGGAAAAAGATTGTGGCTTATGGCAGTGATTGGAGTGAAAAGGAATATTACCTTAGTTCAGTGGCAGATTCCATTGTGCTTAATCCTTTGGGAATGATGGAAGTCAACGGTTTGAGTTCACAACCGATGTTCTTAGCGGGTGCATTACAGAAGTACGGCATTGGTGTGCAAGTCGTGCGAGTGGGTAAATTCAAAGGTGCTGTAGAACCGTTCATCCTCACAAAATTGAGTCCAGAAAACCGCGAACAAACTCAGAAATTGTTAGATGATGTTTGGGGAGAGTGGCGCACTACTGTAGGTGCAAGTCGGAAAATTGAACCTAACCAGTTGCAAGCGATCGCAGATAGTCAGGCGGTACTAGAAGCCACACAAGCCAAGACTAGCGGTTTAGTCGATCGAGTAGCATACCCTGATGAAGTGGTGAGTGACCTCAAAAAGTTGACAAATAGCGATAAAGACGACAAAACATTCCGACAAATTAACCTAAATAACTACGCAGAAGTTTCTGGCAAATCTTTGGGTGTAGAACGTAGCTCAAAAAATCAAATTGCCGTTGTTTATGCAGAGGGTGAAATTGTCGATGGTAAAGGTGATGCTGGACAAGTAGGAGGCGATCGCTTTGCCAAAATCTTCAGCAAACTCCGACAAGATAAGGATGTGAAGGCTGTTGTATTGCGGATTAATAGTCCTGGTGGTAGCGCTACCGCAGCCGAAGTTATGCAACGAGAAGTGAAATTAACCCGTGAAGCCAAACCGGTTGTAGTGTCAATGGGTGATGTAGCCGCCTCTGGCGGTTATTGGATTGCTAGCGACTCTAATCGCATTTTTGCTGAACCAAATACCATTACAGGTTCCATAGGTGTATTTGGGTTGCTATTTAATGGTGAAAAGCTGGCCAATGATAACGGCATCACCTGGGATTCGGTGAAGACTGGAACCTATGCTGATAGTCAAACAGTTTCGCGTCCAAAATCGCCTCAAGAGTTGGCACTTTATCAACGTAGTGTTAACCGCATTTATAATATGTTTCTGAATAAAGTTTCTCAAGGTCGGAAACTCCCAGAACAAAAAGTTGCAGAAATTGCCCAAGGAAGGGTTTGGTCGGGTTTGGCGGCGAAGGAAATTGGTTTAGTGGATGAAATTGGTGGTTTGAATAGTGCGATCGCTTATGCTGTCAAAGAGGCGAAACTAGGAGAAGACTGGGAAGTGCAAGAATATCCTCGCACTAGCAGTTTCGGAGAACGCTTTTTTGGGCGTGCAACTGAAGAGGCGCGGACTGCTTTAGGAATTGAAGCGGCGCAACTCAAACCATCTAACCCCATCATCACTGAATTCCAGAAATTGCAACAGGAAGTAGAGATTCTGCAAAAAATGAACGATCCACAGGGAGTTTATGCTCGTTTGCCTTTCAACTTGAAGATTGATTGA
- a CDS encoding aromatic ring-hydroxylating dioxygenase subunit alpha, with product MNIFTHPSFVDETPNTNKPKFGLPSDYYFSEQIFAYEQQTIWRNTWQFVGRESDLPNPGDYLTCQVGDQPMFVIRDHNGILGGMHNVCPHRGAQMLQGQGHCQRVRCPYHGWNFNYEGNLKGLPRAECFPNLDKSAVYLAKGRVETWGGFIFVNSEAEGQSLVSYLAGFSAYLEQYQHRWQELQQVDHWFYEEPANWKFPIENYLECYHLSVVHAQSLKCFDPKNIIYTPTGQHYQIFVPFTDDEFVKDHPAFSGEPRGQSYQGFIFPNMMINTARDKVSVFRLTPLSPTITKFEVFIYQTKAQIEAFPYKQDEFRPEFERVLNEDFGVVRSLQASVHSKAYGVLQLADIEYGISHFHQVLSKYYQP from the coding sequence ATGAATATCTTCACCCATCCATCATTTGTGGATGAAACTCCTAATACTAATAAACCAAAATTTGGACTACCTAGTGATTACTACTTTAGCGAGCAAATTTTTGCTTATGAGCAGCAAACTATCTGGCGTAACACCTGGCAGTTTGTAGGACGTGAATCTGATTTACCTAATCCTGGGGATTATTTAACTTGCCAAGTTGGCGATCAGCCCATGTTCGTGATTCGAGATCATAATGGCATATTGGGAGGGATGCACAATGTTTGTCCGCATCGCGGAGCGCAGATGTTGCAAGGGCAGGGTCATTGTCAACGGGTGCGTTGTCCGTATCATGGTTGGAATTTCAATTATGAAGGCAATCTTAAAGGTTTACCTCGCGCTGAGTGTTTTCCCAATTTAGATAAGTCGGCTGTCTATCTAGCTAAGGGACGAGTAGAGACATGGGGCGGCTTTATCTTTGTTAACTCAGAAGCAGAAGGGCAATCTTTAGTAAGTTATTTGGCTGGATTTTCAGCTTACTTAGAGCAATATCAGCACCGTTGGCAGGAACTTCAGCAGGTTGACCACTGGTTTTATGAAGAGCCAGCCAATTGGAAATTTCCCATTGAAAATTATCTAGAGTGTTATCACTTGTCAGTTGTTCATGCCCAAAGTTTAAAGTGTTTCGATCCGAAGAATATTATTTACACTCCAACTGGGCAACACTATCAGATATTTGTTCCTTTTACAGATGATGAATTTGTGAAAGATCACCCCGCTTTTTCAGGAGAACCAAGGGGACAATCTTACCAGGGCTTCATCTTTCCCAATATGATGATTAATACCGCAAGAGACAAAGTTTCAGTTTTTCGGCTGACTCCTTTATCTCCCACAATAACTAAGTTTGAGGTTTTTATTTATCAAACAAAAGCCCAGATTGAAGCATTTCCTTATAAGCAGGATGAATTTCGACCTGAATTTGAGCGGGTGTTAAATGAAGACTTTGGGGTGGTGCGATCGCTACAAGCAAGTGTTCACTCCAAAGCTTATGGTGTACTTCAGCTTGCAGACATTGAATATGGGATTTCTCACTTCCATCAAGTTTTGTCGAAGTACTACCAACCCTAA